Proteins from one Neodiprion fabricii isolate iyNeoFabr1 chromosome 5, iyNeoFabr1.1, whole genome shotgun sequence genomic window:
- the LOC124182857 gene encoding telomere-associated protein RIF1 isoform X1, whose protein sequence is MSSSRSEFRRSQVFTAVRTLRGSLDPQEICEALTCIQSAVARPGAVDSLSEGQLKEICKLVLSAFTSGKEILYPEASCTLAAILRSCRDRKLNLFSELMRVNFEARLKIFQLFEGLQDEAVKALSSDKYIVDFLKDCMNSVTAEKMDWIAPDACVDNIKPLQIVEYKTLSTVEQVEEKIVVCVLNLLYRLYKLSTSTTYDECAKFSGMFLDKVATLAYMGHKRQRGPAIQVLQIPNMGNRIRISSPTVWQDYKTMLQNTYCKRMSILVSACEPDWSVLWTTSIQLLGTELHRGAGLINNLLSVEEKAFKSVDTVVRRQAFLSWNLIVDNFALDEQELATVRRIKLLCIPLNAKNSKTEMMTMTKLTVWWHLIYKLFKHIEKFTSPVLTQFLNFCFGPLGDTPLLSSKFNVVPSPGKRFYKTKFIAIDALLQLLSANEKDLELTKSSLEEKLPSPVSDEVFKQCYKTFVHCVGEAMLALTHMELETRGEIIAVFWKTLLARTKDIEDGAALSQIHKEIILLFMALGEYIETKPIIRDTMLDIIIPSLESLPAYIFNFDTMVDLMTIFIKPSMLSKIDRTHHDLINYLLWRGVKPSEQISYVPNAFEVIKKLVEQLESVNTIPENSNGLFVLWCILCEMVIKYMNDGKEVNEGDAAAHNFKTIQTLMKFPFTRNLVTDVRNIKKIAVTWKNLYGQFDLQANLVSTVKPNEFVSLAISMIQDGIDSDERYAGFAVSCLDGILTTMNYKHVLDTNGFLPIVRLINNLCIINFRVKNFKDAEVALRELSSVLITLYGHAPSKLATCLEAVRPALEHMLGPCKEESLVKEIMSTWETIMSIFKGLGAILSSTMIVSFQKAFQLALRHQEFEIVSQTLSCLDLDEYRNKPLVKKLINDAKSDKVKQESTGLTLPENGDKQTPKFPKQTGSFLNRKISSPKPITPGPGPSHISKNAAKCPYFPDPDSQEYVVIKNDFKFDANRLTEHQKESLLRRREDIPALYNDLSQSYSQDTQKIQEWFDKEKSKIVNQDTTCKLNSTNALGAGDKDTNIGEANKENKLDPGQTVVTETSETSSKVQTKEVEGEKIKNGENIKITENPSTCERISPTIESSKDVETNLLIAKKLNFESLTEFPKETSSEKKSIETPSTLQNPNMSEEKSKQVKEATKRGVKRKTTGSDSDSEGNICISRKLRKSTLPIVIDTQSDSDSIQSTESEKDKKPLSKRTKTEMSRLRINMVFGNDQFLNHPGRRRSKVNYEDEGEAKTDECESCETSKTTRNSKTIRAKGTVKEIKSDPGSQSSQKRKLRNSKSSALDEMSMEKKTVEKKTMEKNTVEKKTMEKNIVEKKTVEKKSVEKKLEKKLVDSPSSEDSTNPVSHENTTKKNPSDKSESKDSNEIQELAKEPDLNITENESQESASQNFTSDSEEIVESSQASSTSGSSVLDKKYSNKQCFIRINKMQSLQPGQTIELDVGNEKTKIIKGPEPDSPFKVCTSETTEVSLREVCSSVSENNIDAEKMEEEKEEKENTALQNIKEIDDTTTTPEIIVLTEPVVTAEAKTTSPELRPSLATDVSLSPIRLPSSLLSSCSPKTCLKRYSKVRTVTPQGRTAHMLGLVTKQALAETKSSVSLDEDPASSSKKAKENEEEPAAGKKDRFFVLKEPERLGSPSGSRQEKIFNKMRTTPDKDALSQTMTNHFGNLRNDGEKSSLVKIMDMEHTSTDGTPIDRTGDSNREKTDEENNALLAQDREALPILEWSSANPPSLTASPSASILKRQRQLPIENDAESPTVACKRKRVSFADPPVSKEMGYEITTSTSPHRMSKVSSGSRIFVPRKDSPIRLKQTKIKTFQSSGQFDKEQEMEVDKSLNPTDSQVIDEILNEGKCSSKTEADSDNLTVTSQETQNQTLGIVNNSNNQISLSERGNDSARVTLDNLTMEIEIAAGSPKSKFKTKDAKDIMEQDVNVLEKQNIEETETQQDIFEIVNTAPVIDKCKSLPKRDQKTSTTLGNKTSQDDSSLRYIEMNVPTNPTIQECLTRKESSCIDDLEDTVDIQNVTGLNSTTNSEELFSSKPVRTSTHANDTGQSAEFDTLPVTDSVFSNLPFSQSSQVTNDTMELDQPELLDSACPIFPTLIESSEPIDSIVGYLADPLWKSHLSNYFQTKGIETVGNLAQLSEREVNWIPVKRSPKVPFVKSVLEHFEKSAVVSLPSLGTMDNTSQSSAGITPTTSPDLSLTSSTPIAQSSSLCPPLVKLKVRNSMNDCVTCPKKLTKSTETQVSIEELLDEVDASVTLKSAIKRCSAENIIANYRLKMKNMADEDLERATIKMLGIQPKTSVDAHLKTACRASGLEKVLGRLPDIFSHDKNFFTKLLGAYRRKIQAADCMQALDFEEIKTAINKRCTSSDLAELLSRKLKEEADAGITTPMTELSSLQAMLKRMPKDLIISHTVANEELISPLIVLDIALQNNSPADICSALEGQPSTVRNRIFSELCTIQALTTHIEEKNLSDDALTELLKVVAKNLDTTRLLDVFNETLKEKFTQLKPPSNT, encoded by the exons ATGTCGTCCAGCAGGTCAGAGTTTAGGAGGAGCCAGGTCTTCACGGCGGTCAGGACTCTGCGCGGTTCTTTGGACCCTCAAGAAATATGCGAGGCGTTGACCTGCATTCAGAG CGCCGTTGCCAGGCCTGGAGCTGTGGACTCTCTTTCCGAGGGACAATTGAAGGAAATATGCAAATTAGTTCTCTCAGCTTTCACGAGTGGCAAGGAAATTCTCTACCCTGAAGCGAGTTGCACTTTGGCTGCCATTCTTCGATCATGCAGAGATCGCAAGCTCAATTTATTCAGTGAACTGATGCGCGTTAACTTTGAGGCGAG gcTCAAAATATTCCAGCTCTTTGAAGGGCTTCAGGATGAAGCAGTGAAGGCGTTATCTTCTGATAAATATATTGTCGACTTTCTCAAGGATTGCATGAACTCAGTAACTGCTGAAAAAATGGATTGGATTGCTCCAGACGCTTGCGTTGATAACATAAAACCCCTGCAAATTGTTGAGTATAAAACATTGTCCACTGTGGAACAGGTAGAGGAAAAAATCGTCGTCTGTGTACTGAATTTGCTGTATAGACTTTACAAATTATCTACTTCCACCACTTACGATGAATGTGCAAAG TTCAGTGGTATGTTTTTGGACAAAGTAGCAACCTTGGCTTACATGGGTCACAAACGACAGCGAGGTCCGGCAATACAAGTACTCCAGATTCCTAACATGGGAAATCGCATACGCATTAGTTCACCTACTGTATGGCAAGACTACAAAACCATGTTGCAGAATACTTATTGTAAACGCATGTCAATTTTAGTATCTGCCTGTGAACCTGACTGGTCTGTGCTCTGGACTACTAGCATTCAGCTCCTCGGCACAGAACTTCATCGCGGAGCTGGTCTCATAAATAACCTGCTTAGTGTCGAGGAGAAAGCATTTAAATCTGTGGATACGGTTGTACGCAG GCAAGCTTTCTTATCATGGAACCTGATAGTGGACAACTTTGCCCTTGACGAACAGGAGCTTGCTACTGTCAGACGAATTAAGCTACTCTGTATACCATTGAATGCTAAGAACAGTAAAACTGAGATGATGACTATGACAAAACTTACGGTTTGGTGGCATCTGATCTACAAGCTGTTCAAgcatattgaaaaatttactagcCCAGTACTTACTCAGTTCCTTAACTTTTGTTTTGGTCCACTTGGTGACACGCCACTTTTATCATCGAAATTCAACGTTGTTCCTTCGCCCGGCAAGAGATTTTACAAAACTAAATTTATCGCAATTGACGCACTCTTGCAACTTTTGTCTGCAAATGAGAAAGATTTGGAATTAACGAAATCTTCACTAGAAGAAAAACTTCCATCTCCTGTCAGTGACGAAGTATTCAAGCAATGTTACAAAACGTTTGTACACTGCGTTGGTGAGGCAATGCTTGCCTTGACTCACATGGAATTAGAAACAAGAGGTGAAATAATTGCCGTCTTTTGGAAAACTCTCCTTGCTCGAACTAAGGATATCGAAGATGGCGCTGCACTG TCACAAATACACAAAGAAATTATATTGCTCTTCATGGCATTGGGGGAGTATATCGAAACTAAACCAATCATCAGGGATACCATGCtggatattattataccgagCCTTGAGTCTCTACCGgcttatatatttaattttgacaCAATGGTCGATCTAATGACTATTTTTATAAAACCGTCAATGCTGAGTAAAATCGACAG GACACACCATGATTTAATCAATTACCTGCTCTGGCGAGGAGTCAAACCATCTGAGCAAATATCTTATGTACCAAACGCATTTGAAGTGATTAAAAAGCTAGTTGAGCAACTTGAATCAGTAAATACTATTCCTGAAAACTC AAATGGTTTGTTTGTACTATGGTGTATTCTCTGTGAGATGGTAATTAAATACATGAATGATGGGAAGGAAGTGAACGAAGGTGATGCAGCGGCACATAACTTTAAAACCATTCAAACTTTGATGAAGTTCCCGTTTACACGTAATCTAGTAACTGATGTACGGAat ATCAAGAAGATTGCAGTTACGTGGAAAAATCTTTACGGACAGTTCGATCTTCAAGCTAATCTAGTTTCTACAGTAAAGCCCAACGAATTTGTATCATTAGCAATTTCTATGATACAAGATGGCATTGATTCAGATGAACGATACGCCGGCTTTGCCGTATCTTGCCTGGACGGAATATTGACAACAATGAATTACAAGCACGTGCTTg acacaAATGGATTCCTGCCCATAGTGAGACTTATCAACAATTTATGCATAATCAACtttcgagtgaaaaatttcaaggacGCTGAGGTTGCGCTTAGAGAACTATCATCTGTATTGATAACCCTTTATGGACATGCGCCCAGCAAATTAGCGACATGCTTAGAAGCAGTACGGCCTGCACTTGAACACATGCTGGGACCTTGCAAAGAAGAGAGTTTAGTGAAAGAG ATCATGAGTACCTGGGAAACAATCATGAGCATTTTCAAAGGGCTTGGAGCGATCTTATCGTCAACGATGATCGTGTCATTTCAAAAAGCTTTCCAACTGGCCCTCCGTCACCAAGAATTTGAAATCGTGTCTCAAACGCTTTCTTGTCTGGATTTGGATGAGTACAGGAACAAACCTTTGGTGAAAAAACTTATAAATGATGCCAAATCGGATAAAGTTAAACAAGAATCTACTGGTTTAACTCTACCAGAAAATGGAGATAAGCAAACTCCCAAATTCCCAAAACAGACTGGCAGCTTTCTCAACCGCAAAATCTCCAGCCCTAAGCCTATCACACCTGGCCCTGGTCCAAGCCACATATCTAAAAATGCAGCGAAGTGTCCATATTTTCCTGACCCTGATTCACAG GAATAcgttgttataaaaaatgacTTTAAATTCGACGCCAATCGGCTTACAGAACATCAGAAAGAGTCGCTGTTGAGAAGACGGGAGGATATTCCAGCACTCTATAACGACCTTTCACAGTCTTACTCTCAAGACACACAAAAGATCCAAGAATGGTTTGACAAAGAGAAGAGCAAGATTGTTAACCAGGATACAACATGTAAATTGAATAGCACCAATGCCCTTGGTGCAGGTGATAAGGATACAAATATCGGAGAAgcaaataaagaaaacaaacttGATCCAGGTCAAACAGTTGTTACCGAAACTAGTGAGACTTCCAGTAAGGTGCAGACGAAGGAAgttgagggtgaaaaaattaagaatggagagaatataaaaatcactgaaaatcCATCGACCTGTGAGAGAATTTCGCCAACTATCGAGTCCTCTAAGGATGTTGAGACCAATCTATtaatagcaaaaaaattgaacttcgAATCGTTGACTGAATTTCCCAAGGAGACATCTTCTgagaaaaaatcgatcgaaaCACCTTCAACTTTGCAAAATCCAAATATGTCTGAGGAAAAGTCTAAGCAAGTTAAAGAGGCCACTAAGAGAGGAGTAAAGCGGAAAACTACAGGGTCGGACAGCGACAGCGAAGGAAACATTTGCATCAGCAGAAAACTCAGAAAATCAACTCTTCCGATAGTCATTGATACCCAGAGTGATTCTGATAGCATTCAGTCAACGGAGAGTGAGAAGGACAAAAAGCCCTTAAGCAAGAGGACAAAAACTGAAATGTCACGTCTCAGGATAAACATGGTATTTGGGAATGATCAATTTCTCAATCATCCTGGTCGCAGACGATCTAAAGTAAACTATGAGGACGAAGGGGAGGCAAAGACGGATGAATGCGAGTCATGTGAGACATCCAAAACCACTAGAAACAGCAAAACCATTCGCGCTAAAGGTACGGTAAAGGAAATCAAATCTGACCCTGGGTCTCAATCTTCGCAAAAACGGAAGCTTAGAAATTCGAAAAGCTCAGCACTTGACGAAATGTCGATGGAAAAGAAAaccgtggaaaaaaaaacgatggaaAAGAATACagtggaaaagaaaacgatGGAAAAGAATATAGTAGAGAAGAAaacggtggaaaaaaaatcggtggaaaagaaattagaaaaaaaattggtagatAGCCCCAGTTCTGAAGACTCGACAAACCCTGTTTCTCATGAAAatactacaaaaaaaaatccgagtGATAAATCTGAATCTAAAGATAGCAATGAGATTCAGGAGCTGGCAAAAGAGCCAGATCTTAATATCACGGAAAATGAGTCTCAAGAGTCAGCTTCTCAGAATTTTACCAGTGACTCGGaagaaattgttgaaagttCGCAAGCATCCTCTACCAGTGGTTCGTCAGTGTTGGAcaaaaaatatagcaacaaGCAATGTTTTATTAGGATCAACAAAATGCAAAGCTTACAACCTGGCCAAACAATCGAACTTGAtgttggaaatgaaaaaactaagATCATAAAGGGTCCCGAACCTGACAGCCCGTTCAAAGTATGCACATCTGAGACAACCGAGGTTTCACTGAGAGAAGTATGTTCC TCTGTTAGCGAGAATAACATCGATGCAGAAAAGATGGAAGAGgagaaggaagagaaagagaataCTGCCTTGCAAAATATTAAGGAAATTGACGATACAACTACAACTCCAGAAATAATAGTGCTGACTGAACCTGTTGTGACAGCTGAGGCGAAAACTACGTCGCCAGAATTGAGACCATCCCTGGCAACTGACGTTTCCTTGTCACCAATTAGACTTCCTAGCTCGCTGTTAAGCTCATGCTCACCTAAAACCTGTCTGAAACGATATTCTAAAGTAAGAACAGTCACACCACAGGGTCGTACAGCTCACATGCTGGGCCTTGTAACTAAACAAGCGTTAGCAGAGACCAAGTCCAGTGTTTCGCTGGATGAAGATCCTGCTTCGAGTTCTAAAAAGGCCAAGGAAAACGAAGAGGAGCCTGCTGCAGGAAAAAAAGATCGGTTCTTTGTTCTTAAGGAACCGGAACGACTTGGAAGTCCGTCTGGGAGCAGacaggaaaaaatatttaacaagaTGAGAACCACTCCAGATAAGGATGCGTTGTCACAGACAATGACGAATCATTTTGGTAACTTGAGAAATGACGGGGAGAAATCGTCACTGGTAAAGATAATGGACATGGAACACACTAGTACAGATGGTACACCAATTGATCGGACTGGTGACTCGAACAGAGAAAAGACTGACGAAGAAAACAATGCCTTGCTCGCTCAAGACAGAGAGGCACTTCCCATACTTGAGTGGTCCAGCGCCAATCCACCATCCTTAACTGCCTCGCCATCGGCCAGCATTCTCAAACGACAGCGGCAGCTACCGATTGAAAATGATGCTGAGAGTCCAACTGTTGCGTGCAAG AGAAAACGAGTCAGTTTTGCCGATCCTCCAGTCTCTAAAGAAATGGGGTATGAGATAACTACCTCAACATCCCCCCACCGTATGAGCAAAGTTTCCTCAGGATCGCGTATTTTCGTCCCACGCAAGGATTCTCCAATACGCTTGAAGCAGACAAAGATTAAAACCTTCCAAAGTTCTGGACAGTTTGATAAAGAACAGGAAATGGAAGTTGATAAATCTTTAAATCCAACCGATTCCCAGGTCATCGATGAGATATTAAATGAGGGCAAATGTAGTTCAAAAACCGAGGCTGACTCTGATAATCTGACAGTAACATCTCAGGAAACCCAAAATCAGACTTTAGGTATTGTCAACAATAGTAACAATCAGATTTCCCTGTCAGAGCGCGGAAACGATTCCGCAAGAGTGACCCTTGATAATTTGACGATGGAAATAGAAATAGCAGCCGGATCTCCGAAATCGAAGTTCAAAACTAAAGATGCCAAAGATATAATGGAACAAGATGTAAACGTGTTGGAGAAGCAAAATATTGAGGAGACTGAAACCCAGCAAGACATATTTGAGATCGTCAATACTGCCCCAGTCATCGACAAGtgtaaaagtttgccaaaaaGAGACCAAAAGACGAGCACCACCTTGGGGAACAAGACTTCACAAGACGACAGCAGTCTGAGATATATTGAAATGAACGTACCAACGAATCCCACTATCCAGGAATGTCTAACGAGAAAAGAAAGCTCGTGCATAGATGATCTTGAGGACACAGTTGACATACAAAATGTGACAGGACTCAATTCGACTACTAATTCCGAGGAATTGTTCTCCAGCAAACCCGTCAGGACCAGCACACATGCTAATGATACCGGACAATCAGCTGAATTTGACACTCTTCCTGTGACAGATTCAGTTTTTTCCAATTTACCATTCAGCCAGAGCAGCCAGGTCACCAATGACACTATGGAACTTGACCAGCCAGAATTGCTGGATTCTGCATGCCCAATATTCCCCACGTTGATAGAGTCTAGTGAACCAATCGATTCGATCGTAGGATATCTTGCCGATCCTCTGTGGAAGTCACACCTGTCTAACTACTTTCAAACAAAGGGCATTGAAACAGTGGGAAATCTTGCTCAGCTAAGCGAGCGTGAAGTTAATTGGATACCGGTGAAACGGAGCCCTAAGGTTCCCTTTGTTAAGAGTGTATTAGAACATTTCGAAAAGTCGGCTGTCGTCAGCTTGCCATCTCTCGGAACTATGGACAACACATCGCAGTCGTCGGCCGGCATTACCCCTACCACATCTCCTGACTTGTCATTGACTAGCTCTACGCCTATCGCTCAGTCTTCCTCCCTTTGTCCACCCCTAGTTAAACTGAAAGTTAGAAATTCAATGAATGATTGTGTAACATGTCCTAAGAAACTGACTAAATCTACAGAAACTCAAGTGTCGATTGAGGAACTTCTGGACGAGGTTGATGCTTCGGTTACACTTAAAAGTGCGATAAAAAGATGCTCGGCGGAAAATATTATCGCTAATTATAGG TTGAAGATGAAAAACATGGCTGACGAAGACCTTGAACGTGCAACTATAAAAATGCTTGGAATACAGCCAAAGACTAGCGTTGACGCGCATCTAAAAACTGCATGTCGAGCCTCAGGATTGGAAAAAGTCCTGGGTAGACTGCCGGACATTTTCAGCCatgacaaaaatttctttacgaaACTTTTGGGAGCGTATCGTCGTAAAATCCAAGCTGCAGACTGCATGCAGGCGTTGGATTTTGAGGAGATTAAAACTGCTATCAACAAGCGTTGCACGTCGTCAGATCTTGCGGAATTGCTTTCAAGAAAACTCAAGGAAGAGGCAGATGCTGGTATAACTACACCAATGACTGAATTGTCCAGCCTTCAAGCGATGCTGAAACGTATGCCCAAAGATTTGATCATCAGTCACACAGTCGCCAATGAGGAACTCATCTCCCCACTCATCGTATTGGACATTGCCCTACAGAACAACAGTCCTGCTGACATATGTTCGGCCCTAGAAGGACAGCCAAGCACTGTACGAAATCGTATTTTCAGCGAGCTATGCACCATTCAGGCCTTGACGACACAtatagaagagaaaaatttatccgaTGATGCATTAACAGAGCTGTTGAAAGTGGTGGCCAAAAATTTGGATACGACAAGACTCCTTGACGTGTTCAATGAGACTTTAAAAGAGAAATTCACCCAGCTAAAACCGCCGTCAAATACGTAG